The Thalassomonas actiniarum genome contains the following window.
TCCCAATGAGTTATTTCCCGAGTCGGTCCAGACAGAATGCACCAGCAACGAAGCCGCCTGCCGTTTGTATGAAGCAAGTCATAATGATCGCCGGGCGATGCAAATTCAGTTTTTCCTGACCATGAAGCAATGCTCAAAAAACTTTTCCCTGCCGACCATTGCGCTGCATAATAACCGCAGCAGCGATACCGACGCCTTTCGCGGCGCAGCCTTAAGCGAGCAGCAAAATGCCTCACTGACGGGTGGGGTTGAGCGGGAAACGGCAAGCGGTAGCGGCAGCCGCGATGATTTGCGTAGCCGGTTGCAGGCGGTCAGTCCTGTGGTCAGGGGCCGCAGAAGGCCGGATTTTAGCCGGTTATTAAACTTAGGGGGCACCACCAATATTTTCCGCTGGTGCAATATGCCGGAAATCGTTGCTTGTCATGTCGGCGATACCGAACATCCGGATTTTGTTATCTGGACCACCACCCGTGAGGATTTTACCGCTTTTAGCGGGCAAAATTTTAATGTGGTCTTGCAGGACAGGGCGGCAGGCGAGTCAGCCACGGATTTATCCACCTTGTACGTGCGCCTTGGCAGCGATCACCGATATATCAATATTGAAACTCCCCATAGCCGGCCAACCCGGCTGGATAGTGAAGCTGTGCGCCGCGAAAATATGAATGCTATTACCGGGGCCTTGCGGGCGCGTAATCTGCTTTGCTGTGACGAGACCTTGCTTGGCTCGGTGGCGGATATTCCCTGATTGCAAAATCATTGAGCGGGCCTTGACCTCCTCAATGGTCGGCAGTATGTATTTGCGGTTATTCAACACATGCCAATAACCGCAGTGACAGGAAAATTTATTTCGGATTTAATTCGTTAAATTTCGCCAGTTGCTCGGGGGTTGCCGGCAGCTGGTGTTTTTCTTTCCATTCGCTGTAAGGCATGCCGTAAACTTGCTCGCGGGCGGTGTCGATATCGATTTCGACACCGAGTTTTTCTGCTTCGGCCACGGTCCATTTGGAAAAGCAGTTGCGGCAAAAACCGGCTAAATTCATCAACTCGATATTTTGCACGTCTTTGCGGCTGTCCAGGTGGGCTAATAAACGGCGAAAAACCGCCGCCTGTATTTGATCTTGTTTGTCCATGGTAACTCTCAACTCTTGTTCATCGGGTGAATGAAGCCGCGCAGTAGCGCCGACTTCGTTGTTTATTCGTTATCCTGTGTTTTAGGCGTCGGCGGCTCGGGACGCTTATAACGGCGGATCTGTACTATCATGCCCATATAAGGGTGATCGAAATAATGGATTTCACCGCTGATCACCCGCCGGTTTTGCTTAAAATTAATGGCTTTGGGCAATGTATGTTCATGTGAATCATTTCCTTGTGGTGCCAGCGCCTGCGTGGCCTGCTGCGCCAATGTAGTATCCATGATATTAAAATCGGCGGTGATATATAAATAGTGGTTTACATGCACCTTAAAGAAGCCGTCGAGAAACCAGGGCTGTACCGGCGGCTCGGGGGCACTGGCCAGCATCAGCTTCTGGCTGAAATCTTCGATGTTTTGCTCCAGCGGCATCTGCGGCTTATTCAGCTCGTTAATTAAACTGGCATCGCTAAGTAAACCGGTTGTTATGTTTTGACCTGGGTTATTTGGATTTTCCAGCGCAGCTAGGCTTTCATCCAGGGTCTCGATTTGTGCAAGGATATCCCGGATTTGCAGGTTCAGTCTTTGGTCGATCAGCTGCGTCGGATCTGCTTGCGGTGCAGGTGTTATATCTGTTGTTAAGCCAGACTGGTTACCTTGACCTGCCAGTGTCTGAGCCAATACTTGCTCTTGCTCCCTTGATTTGGCCATGTCTTGCAGATAGGACTGATGGGCGCCCTGGTAATGGGCTTGCAGGTTGTCGCCGGCAAATATGCGCAGCGGCACAGCGCGGCGCCGTGATACCGTGGGTTGACGCCAGCCAAGGTGTAATAGCGGCTTAAAGTTTTTACTGCGCCTGAGCTGGGTGACTATGCTGCGTAATTTCAGCGAGTCCTTGCTCAGTAAATAGGGTGCAGACGCGGACTTATCTTCAATACCGTCAATGCGCAGCGGCATTTGTGTGACGGTAAAACCGTCCAGGCTATATTCGCTATGATCTTGCTGATACTGGTTAAAAAGTGCTTCATCAAGCCGGCAAAGGCTGCGGGGAAGTGCTTGCGGCGAATAGTGAAACTGGATCGGGGAAAATTCCTGCTCGGCTAAAGCAACCAGTGCAACTTGCTTCGGGCTGAGTCCGGGGTCAAGCTCAGGGATTTCAACGAGTGGCTCCTTGGTGTTGATGGCCTCAGGCAAGGTTTCGCCAACTTGCTGCGCCATATTGCTCTCAAGTCCGGGCTCATTGCCGGTCAAATCCGGGTATGACGGATCATCAGTACCCGGTTCGCTGATAGCATTATTCCGGCTAAAGATAGCTTCATTTGTGTTTAAATCAGGATTGTAAAAAGCCGGATCAGAAAAATCATCGGCAAGTGTTTGCTGCGCAGCAAACTCCGTCAGCTGAATTTGCTCCAGGGTTTTTGGGTTAAAGAAGACCTGGCGGCTGTCTGTTATCGCCTGACTGATCAGATCCCGGGCCGACTGTTCATCGCCACAGGTGGCAAGTTGCTGTTTTAAGGCGGCAATATCCGGGTTGAGATAAGGGGTCAGCAAATCCAGCACTTTTTTATACTTTGGCAGTGGCTGGCTATCGGGGAAGTGCTCCTTTAACAAGGCCTTATCTGAAAGCTGGCTAAATAAAATAACTTCCATTTCAAACCAGCGCTGATTGCTCCCTTTGCTGGCCGCAAGGGCGCTGGCTGACATCAAAATAGCGCTGCCCAAGGCTAAAGCCCGGTTAAATTTCATTTATTATCTGACCCTTATCAACGGTTATCACGTCACTGTTAGCATTTATGATAACAAAATTTATGGCTGATTTAATACGTTTTCGCATGTCGTTACATTATTAGGGTTTGTTTATCTTTGCCCGCGAATGACTTTTTTGGCCGTTTTCCCTCTAGCGGCGTTAGAAAAATGTCATGTAGAATAACTACACCTCCATTTTTCTGCCTTGATATATGAAAAAACTGCTCAAAAATCTTCATCCCCTCCAAAGATAAATAAACCTTAGTGTTTGGCCAGGTCATTTATCATATTGGTGACCAGATCAAAACGAGATTTGGCGTCTTCACTCGGGTGTTTAAATTTGAGTTTATTGGCCCCTTCCATTTTATAAATCGCCGGCTGTTGCTGGATCAAACCGATAATAAACATAGGATCGACTTTGGTATTATCGGTAAATTCGATAGCGCCTCCCGCCGGACCGGCTTCAAGCCGGGCGATACCGATTTTTTGTGCCTTTAAACGCAATTTTGCTATTTGTACCAGGTTTTTAGTGGCCTGGGGCAATAAGCCGAAACGGTCGATCAGCTCCACCTGGATTTCATCGAGTTGGTTTTTATTCTTACAGCTGGCAATGCGCTTATAAAGGCTTAAGCGGATGCTGACATCAAAAATATAATCATCCGGCAGCAGGGCCGGCAGGCGTAAATCGATTTCCGTTTGCGAGGAGGTGACCTGGTTTAAGGTCGGCTCTTTGCCTTCTTTTAAGGCATCCACCGCCAGATCCAGCATTTCCATATAGAGGCTGAAACCTATCTGGCTCATCTGGCCGCTTTGATCTTCCCCGAGTAATTCACCGGCGCCGCGGATCTCCAGGTCATGGGTAGCCAGGGTAAAACCTGCACCAAGATCTTCGAGTGAGGCGATGGCCTCGAGACGCTTTTTCGCGTCCTTGGTCATGCGCTTTTCATGCGGGGTTAATAAATAGGCATAGGCCTGGTGGTGGGAGCGGCCAACCCGGCCCCTGAGTTGATGCAGTTGCGCCAAGCCTAAGTGATCTGCCCGATCCATGATGATGGTATTGGCGCTGGGAATATCGATACCGGTTTCGATAATGGTGGTACACACCAGCACATTATATCTTTGGTGGTAAAAATCGCTCATGATGCGCTCAAGTTCGCGCTCGCGCATTTGTCCGTGGGCGATAACAATTTTTGCCTCCGGCAGCAGGGTTTGCAGATCTGCGGCGGTTTTTTCTATGGTATCGACATTATTGTGCAGGAAATACACCTGGCCGCCGCGCAGGATTTCCCTGAGCACAGATTCGCGTATCAGGGCATCATCGCGCTGACGGACAAAGGTTTTCACCGCCAGGCGTTTTGCCGGCGGCGTGGCGATAATGGATAAGTCCCGCATGCCGCCCATGGCCATATTTAAGGTTCTGGGGATCGGGGTGGCGGTCAGGGTCAGGATATCGACATTGCTGCGCAGCTGTTTGATTTTCTCTTTTTGCTTGACCCCGAACCTGTGCTCTTCATCGACGATAAGTAAACCTAAGTCTTTATAGGTGATGGAGTTTTGCAGCAATTTATGGGTGCCGATCAAGATATCCACCTGGCCGGATTCGACCCGGGAGATCACCTCGTTTTGTTCTTTGGCGGATTTAAAACGGGACAAGACTTCTATGGTGACCGGCCAGTTGGCAAAACGATCACGGAAATTTTCGTAATGCTGCTGGGCCAGCAAGGTGGTCGGCACCAAAATGGCGACCTGCTTAGAATCATTGACGGCAACAAAGGCGGCACGCATCGCCACTTCGGTTTTACCAAAACCGACATCGCCGCACACCAGGCGGTCCATGGCCTTGGCTTGGAGCATATCGCTGATCACGGCGTTAATAGCCTGCTCCTGATCTAAGGTTTCTTCAAAGCCGAAACTGTCGCTAAAGGCCTGGTAGTCCTTTTTATCGCGATTAAATTTATAGCCCTGGTTGCTGGCGCGCTTGGCGTAAATATCCAGCAATTCTGCCGCAACATCGCGCACTTTCTCTGCGGCTTTTTTCTTGGCTTTGCTCCAGGCGTCTGTGCCTAATTTATGCAGCGGTGCGCGGTCGCCTTCGGCGCCGGAGTAGCGGCTGATGAGGTGCAATGAGGCGACCGGGACATATAATTTGGCGTCGTTGGCATAACTGAGCATCAAAAACTCTGTAGTGATGCCGCCGGTTTCCAGTGTTTGTAAGCCCATATAGCGGCCGATGCCGTGTTCAAAATGCACGACTGCCTGACCGATGGAAAGCTCTGCCAGGTTTTTAAACAAGGCATCTGCCTGGACATCCTGTTGTTTGTTGCGGCGACGGGTCTGCCTGACCCGGTCGCCGAGTAATTCCGCTTCGGTGATCAGGGCAATTGCCTCTGGGCCGTGTTGGCTTTTTTCGTCGCTTTGAAAAATAAAGCCGGTCGTTAACGCATTAACCGTGATGCCCAGCTGGATATCGCTGTTAATGAAATCATCTATGCTGTCCACCAGCTGAGGCTTGATATTATCCCGGATCAGTAATTCCAGTACACTTTCCCGGCGTCCCTGGCTTTCGGCGACAAAGAGAATTTTATCCGGGGTATCCTTGGCGGCGATAAACCGATCCAATAACTCAAATGGCTGTTTTAGCTTATGGTTCACGCTTAAATCCGGCAAGGCTTTGACATCAAAGCTGACGGTACCGGCTTTTGCTTCACTGGCCTGTGTTTGTCCGCCGGCGGCATCGAGTTTGATGCGATCAAAAGGTTTTAACGCGCGGTAAAGCTCATCGCTGCCAAGGAACAACTGCTCGGGCGGCACCAGCGGGCGGGATCTGTCGTAACGTCTTTCTTCATAGCGATGCTTGATATCATTCCAGTGGTGGTTCAACGCCTGGTCGATATCGCCGTAAAGCATCACTAAGGTTTGTGCGGATAAATAGTCGCACAGGGTATTGGTTTGCTGAAAAAACAACGGCAGATAATATTCTATGCCGGCAGGTAAAATGCCGCCGCTGACTTTATGGTAGACGGACTCTTTGTCTATGGTGCCGCTAAAAAGCTCCCGGTACTGGCTGCGAAATAAACTGATGCCATCCTGATCGGTGGGAAATTCATGGGCGGGCAATAAGTTGATGTTGTCAATTTTATCGCTGGAGCGCTGGCTGTCGGGATCAAATAAACGGATCTCATCTATTTCATCGTCAAAAAAGTCCAGGCGGAACGGGCTGGTGCTGCCCATGGGAAATAAATCCAGGATGGCGCCGCGGGCGGAAAATTCGCCGTGTTCCATCACTTGATCGACATGGCGGTAGCCGCTGGCCTCAAGCTCTTGTCTGAGCTGGTGCAGATCTTTTTTATCGCCTTTTTTAATGACCAGGCTATTGGCATCCAGGTATTGTTTTGGCGCCAGTCGCTGCATTAACGTGGTAACCGGCACTATTACTATGCCTTGTTCAATCCGGGACAGTTGATAGAGGGTAGACAGGCGCTGGGAAATAATATCCTGGTGCGGAGAAAAGCTGTCATAGGGCAAGGTTTCCCAGTCGGGGAATAAACACACGGATAAGCCGTTATCCGTGTTTAAGCTCAGTAATTCCTGCTCCAGGCGTAATGCCGATGGCGTATCATAAGTGATCAGCAATACCGGCGACCCCGCATTTTTCGCACCATGATAAATGGCCAGCGCGCTGCTGCTACCGACTAAGTTGCTCCATACTTTTTTATCGGCAAGATCACCGCGGCGTTTGGCGATAACCGGATCGAAAATATTGCTTGTTTGACTCATGATTTCTCTTTAGTTGGTAAAGGTCCGTAGTAAAGGTCCGTAGTAAAGGTCCGTAGTAAAGGCCTGCAGTACAGCTTAATAGCTAAGGTTAACAACTTCGGCTAATAGTAGACACGAATGATACTGGTTATTCATACAGGATTAAAGTGCTTTTTATTCACTGCTTTGCCTGATATAAATTCATCCTGGACTGTCAGTTACTGTGATACATTTGCTTTGTTAAGCGGTTACGGCCTGTTTTCTTTCACAAAATGCAGCTGTTGGAATGCGGCATATTCTAATTAACAAACAGAAAAAGTGCCAGCCCCGGGCTTATTTAGAAAACGGCTTAAGATGAAACCGGCTCAGGCGAGTCAGTTAAAAAAGAGGATAATAAAGGACGTGAAGATGAAGGCTATCGGGAAGGGCATAAAGATTTGTTTGCATCAGGAAATATTAACGACGCCGGAGAAATTGCTGGCGGTGCTCTTGGATCATGCAAAGCTGGGACGTTTCTTTAAAGCCGGGGTTGTCGTGGTTAACCCCGAGAATGACGGGCAGATCAGTGGCGGTCAAGGTTGTATCCGTCAGGTGACCATAGGAAGGCAGCAATTTTTAGAGGAAATTGTTGCGGCTTCGGCTACAGGTATCTGTTATCAGATCATTGGCCCCGGGCCGGTTTCAGAGCATCAGGGAGAAATTATCTTTAAAAAACAAGGAGAATCGACTTTAGTTGAATACCGGATCGGCTGTAACGGTCCGAAATGGCTCCCGGATTTTATCGTTAAATATGTTATCGAGCGAGATATCAAATTTGCCCTGAAGCAATTGGCGAAGTTCTTTCGAAAAACGGTGCCTGTTTGACTTTATTGTCAATTCAGCGGGCGTTAACTCTGTAACAGAGTTTTAGCGTCTGTCCTCGGGCCTGAGTCTTTTTTGCTCAGGTTTATCTTGTGTTAAGTGTTAATTGCAGGGTAAAAAAGCCAGATAGTCAAAAATCAGTCTTGCTATCTTTCCCGGGCAAGTTTTCTTTGAAGTCTAAACTTAATTCTTGTAGAACAATAACTTTGCAAAGTACTTTGATATAACATTAAAAAATGACAGGGAAGGCGCTATGATACATTTAATTTATATCAGTTCGGCAACCAGCTGGCCGACGGAGCGGGATCTTACCGAGTTACTGGAGCAGGCCAGGGCAAGGAATATCAGACAAAATATTACCGGCATGCTTTTATATGGCAACGCAACTTATATGCAGCTATTAGAGGGAGAAGAAAAAGATGTGCATGAAATTTATGGCGCAATAAAAAAAGATCCGAGAAATAACAGTGTGGTTACCTTGCTTGAAGAGGGCATTACCGAAAGAGACTTTCCCGACTGGAGTATGGGCTTTAGGAATTTAACGGCCTGTTCCCCCGGGGAGTTAGCCGGATTTTCTGATATTTTCCAACAGGGACTTGATAAAGGGGCCGTGCTCAAAAATAACAAGGTTGCGAAAAAATTATTATTGAATTTTGCCACCAATGTTTAATGCTGTGTGAGAACTGTGTTATCTGTTAGCATGGCAGGAGTTAAGCCGTTTTCAGGCGGCTTAACCGGATATTATCAACTCTGCCGTAGGCGGGTATATGACCTGGTTCTCTGCTTAATTGCCATAAATGCGGTAGCTGGTGTGCTGATAGGGGATCAGTTCATAATGGGGTTGTAAAAACCACACCAGGTCTATCAGCTCTTGTACTGTCATCACCTCATTAAAAACCTTCATTTTAGATTTCCCCTCATGTTGAATAGCCGATAACGGATAACTTTTGGCAAATTTATGGGAAGGGTTAATCACTGCTGTGACCAGTTCGGCATAGGTTTTTACTTGCGGGCTTTTCCCGCCGAGTTTGACATTAAGCTCGGGGTTATTTGTGATACCTTGCTGACTGATACCTTCGAGCTGATGGCAGGATAAGCACTGGTATTTAAGAAAAGCCGTTTTACCGGCCTCAATATTTCCTTCGGGTAAACTAAAACCCCGCGGTGCACCCGGGCCGAGATCACAAGCGGTCAACACGGCAAGTGAAATCAGCAATAATGATAATAAAGTTTTCATTGCAACCCACTCCTATAGCGGTTCTTTAACCGTTCGTTGAACAATGGCAGAAGCTTCAATGAATTTTTATTTTCAATATCCGCTTCTTGGTTGTTAAAGTCTTGTCAGTATAGACAATATTCGGGTAAAACCGCTTTATAAGAGAGTTTTCATTTTCGCTGTTTTTAAAGCCTCCGCAGCCATGTGTGCCTTGCATGCGGGGGCGTTTAATTAACTTGCACTATCCTGCTTTTTATAAACATCAAAATTAATGTCCCTGACATCGAGTATGCGCAAGGTGGTGAAGATGCTGAAAGCACCGATCAGCTGGAAATACAGGCTGTTGAGGATAACTTCCAGGTGCTCTAAATGAAAAACCGCTATGGTTTTTAATGCCATCAGGTAAAGACTTAAGGCAATACTGATATAAAACATTGACCTGATCGTGAAGCCTATTTGTCTGTTCCTGTCCTGGTAGCTCTGATAAGGGTCGAGTTTTTTACCGTATAGGTTCCAGTAAAGAATGCCGCCGAGGAGCAAATTACAAAGGATGGTTGCCGATATTCGTACAAGGGTATCACCGGAGCTAAATTCTTTGAGCAACAACTCCACCAGGATAAAGGCAAGGTAGATGACAATGGTGGCGATAACAAGCACAGGGGATACAAAATCAAACAGGTGCCTTGGATTTAGCTCTGCCTTACGTGTGCTGCTGACGTTTGCTGCTCTCATTAATTTTACTTGTTTGAACCCGGATATTTCCATCAGGAAAAAGGGAACAAACTGGCACAGGCCGAAAAATATCGGTAAACCTTCGGCAACTTTTTTATTGGCCGGGTGTTCGGCCGACAACATGGCGTAAAAAGCCAGCAGGACAAAGCCCAAGACAAGTATCAGATGGTTGATCGCCATGAAATTACGCAGCCCTTTTTCATAAGCGGCAAGGGGCTTAGGGTAGAGTTTGGGATAGTTTTTTGGCGGATAGTTATCAAACACATAGCGGGTGCGCCGTTTAACTTTTTGAGGAAAATAGTACGAAATCAACAAAATCTGGCTGATAAAGACCAGGAAAAATAAAAGATTGTCCAACATATTGCTTTCCTTAATTGTGGTTATTGTTCATTACCCGGCTAAAAGCGATTCTGATCTCAGAATCGGTAATGCCGCTGGCTTTCAGTTTGCTGACCGTTTCATTTAATGTTGTATGCAGCCATTCATTTAAATCCACCGTGCTGTTGGTTTTTGCCTCGGGGTGAATAAAGGTCCCGCGATAGCCCCGGGTTTGAATTACGCCGTCACGCTCCAATATACGATAGGCTTTGGCCACGGTTTTACTGTTCATTGTCAAATCATTTGCCAGTTGCCTGATAGACGGCAGGGCATCACCGGGGGCCAGCTTCTCCTGGTTTACCGCCTGTTTGATCTGGGTGACCAACTGGGTAAATAAGGGCACGGGATCGTCAATATCTATGCTTATTTCCATTATATCTCCTTGTTCCATATGTACCATGTGTTGTGATGGTACAACTGGTTTGTTAAAAGATCAATCCTAAATTGAGGTGGATAATTATTTAACCTGAACTCGGGATAATAAGTGCTTGATGTTTCTGCTAAATAAATATCACTGCCGAAAATGGCCAGTATCGGTAAAACCGTCCCGGTACACTGGCTCTATTGTTTATTTGTTATTTTTTATTTTCAGGAGTTGTTATGACCCTAGATTTTCAGATCACCCCGGTTGACATCGAAGCGTTTCAGTCTGTACTAACGCTAGCCCCCGAGGCATTGGCAAGTGCTCATGCAAAAGTGCTTGATGTCGATGAGCATCCGGGATATCCGTGCCGGGTATCTTTAATTGAGGCAAAAGTTGGTGAGCAGGTACTGGTGTTACCCTATAACCATCATGATGTCGATTCGCCATACCGGGCGAGCGGACCTGTTTTTGTTCGCTTAAATGCACAAACCCATCTGCCGGCAATCAATGAAATTCCCGAAGTGGTGCAACACAGGTTGCTTTCCCTCAGGGCATATAACAGTGAACATATTATGATAGACGCCATAGTCATACCGGGTCGTGAGCTAAAAGCGGCGATTGAGACTATGTTCGCCCGGGAGCAGGTCAACTATCTGCATATCCATAATGCCAACCCCGGCTGTTTCAGCTGCGCCGTACAAAGGGTTAACCACAAGCAATAAGTTATTTTTGTTCCGGTTATTGCTGAGCCCGGAGAAATACCATTGACCGCAAAAATTAGTCAATCAGCCGCAAGCTATAGCTTTTTGCCCAAAAACTCGTCTATTATCTTGACCACTATAATTAGAAAAAAGACAAACTTATGAGTGAGTTGATAACAATAAACGGACAAGCGCATGAAATAGATGTCGACGGCGATATGCCTTTGCTGTGGTTTTTGCGTGATAAATTGGAGTTTACCGGCACCAAATTCGGTTGCGGCAGCGGACTTTGCGGCGCCTGTACCGTACATGTCGACGGCCAGGCTACCCGCTCCTGTATCACGCCGGTGGCTACATTGGCGGGAAAAAAGATTACCACCATAGAAGGCCTGTCGGAAAATGGCGATCACCCGCTACAAAAAGCCTGGTTAAACAACAAGGTACCCCAGTGCGGGTACTGCCAGGCGGGACAGATCATGAATGCCGCCAGTTTATTGGCCGTCAACGTTGCCCCCAGCGAAGAAGAAATCGATACCGCGATGCAGGGCAATATCTGCCGCTGCGGTACATATCAGCGCATTAAAAAAGCCATCGGCGAAGCCGCACAAGAAATGCAAGAGGATGCCTGATATGAGCAACGCAACGGATCTTGATAATAACGCGAATAGCGGGCAGTTAAGCAGCAATATACCAGGCAGCGGTCAACCCAGTAATACCGGCCGGCGCAGCTTTATGAAAATGGCCGGGGTTGCCGGTGGCGGCTTGGTATTAGGGGTCAGTTTACCCGGCTATGCCGGCGGTAAAACTGAAAAAATGGCCGGGCTGGCAAGCGAAAGTACTTTTAATCCCAATGCCTTTATTCATTTAAGTGAAAACGGCGATACCCTGATTTATTGCGGCCGCTGTGAAATGGGGCAGGGGATCAGTACGGCATTGCCATCGGCGGTGGCCGATGAGATGGAAGCCGACTGGTCGCGGGTGCGCGTAGAGCAGGCGGACGGCGATGAGGATAAATACGGCCCGCAGGCGACCGGCGGCTCCGCCAGTATTGTCCGTATGTACCAGCCGATGCGCGAAGCCGGTGCAGCGGCCAAAGCCATGCTGATTGGCGCGGCGGCCAAGGTATGGAAAACAAGTGCCGATAACTGTTATGCACAGGCGCACTTTGTTTATAACAAACTCAATAAGCAAAAACTTGGTTATGGCGAGCTGGCCAGCCTTGCCGCCAATATGCCGGTGCCTTCAAGTCCGGTATTAAAAAGCAAAGATGAATTTCGCTATATCGGCCATGCCTTGCCAAGACATGATCAGGACGAGGTCGTGGTCGGCAAGCGTATGTATGGCGTGGATACTAAAATGCCCGGGCTGAAATATGCCGCCATTACTCATTGTCCCGTGCTCGGCGGTAAACTGAAAAGCCTGGATAAAACCGACGCCCTTAAGGTGAAAGGGGTGCTTGGCGTAGTGGAAATCCCCCGCTTTGACGTGCCTTACGGTTCTATCGGCGGTGTTGCCGTGGTCGCCGATAATAGCTGGACCGCACAGCAGGCACTGAAAAAGCTGAAAATCAGCTGGGACCTGGGGGAAAACCAGGTTTACAACACTAAGGCCTATAAGCAGCAGCTGGTGGCGAATGTTGAAAAGCCGGCACAAGTGACCCACGAGCGGGGCGATGTCGGACAGGCTTTTGCCAGGGCAAAACAAAAAGTCAGTGCTACCTATACCGGCGGCCATTTATCCCATTCACCGATGGAGCCTAATGCCAGTGTGGTCTGGGTGCAGGACAACAGCTGTGAAGTGTGGGCGGCAACGCAAAGCCCGGCGGATATCCAGAAGGTATTGGCACAGTATTTAAAACGCGAGCCGAAAGATATTCTCGTGCATGTTACTATGTCGGGGGGCGCATTCGGCCGTAAGTTCAAGTGTGATTATGTGCATGAAGCGGCGGTGATCTCGCAAAAAATGAAGATGCCGATTCAGCTGATCTGGTCGCGTGAAGAAGACATGCGCACGGGGTATTATCATTCCACCAGCGCCCAGCATATTGAGGCTTCCCTGGATGAAAACGGCAAGGTCACCGGC
Protein-coding sequences here:
- a CDS encoding DUF1244 domain-containing protein: MDKQDQIQAAVFRRLLAHLDSRKDVQNIELMNLAGFCRNCFSKWTVAEAEKLGVEIDIDTAREQVYGMPYSEWKEKHQLPATPEQLAKFNELNPK
- a CDS encoding CsiV family protein, whose amino-acid sequence is MKFNRALALGSAILMSASALAASKGSNQRWFEMEVILFSQLSDKALLKEHFPDSQPLPKYKKVLDLLTPYLNPDIAALKQQLATCGDEQSARDLISQAITDSRQVFFNPKTLEQIQLTEFAAQQTLADDFSDPAFYNPDLNTNEAIFSRNNAISEPGTDDPSYPDLTGNEPGLESNMAQQVGETLPEAINTKEPLVEIPELDPGLSPKQVALVALAEQEFSPIQFHYSPQALPRSLCRLDEALFNQYQQDHSEYSLDGFTVTQMPLRIDGIEDKSASAPYLLSKDSLKLRSIVTQLRRSKNFKPLLHLGWRQPTVSRRRAVPLRIFAGDNLQAHYQGAHQSYLQDMAKSREQEQVLAQTLAGQGNQSGLTTDITPAPQADPTQLIDQRLNLQIRDILAQIETLDESLAALENPNNPGQNITTGLLSDASLINELNKPQMPLEQNIEDFSQKLMLASAPEPPVQPWFLDGFFKVHVNHYLYITADFNIMDTTLAQQATQALAPQGNDSHEHTLPKAINFKQNRRVISGEIHYFDHPYMGMIVQIRRYKRPEPPTPKTQDNE
- the mfd gene encoding transcription-repair coupling factor; amino-acid sequence: MSQTSNIFDPVIAKRRGDLADKKVWSNLVGSSSALAIYHGAKNAGSPVLLITYDTPSALRLEQELLSLNTDNGLSVCLFPDWETLPYDSFSPHQDIISQRLSTLYQLSRIEQGIVIVPVTTLMQRLAPKQYLDANSLVIKKGDKKDLHQLRQELEASGYRHVDQVMEHGEFSARGAILDLFPMGSTSPFRLDFFDDEIDEIRLFDPDSQRSSDKIDNINLLPAHEFPTDQDGISLFRSQYRELFSGTIDKESVYHKVSGGILPAGIEYYLPLFFQQTNTLCDYLSAQTLVMLYGDIDQALNHHWNDIKHRYEERRYDRSRPLVPPEQLFLGSDELYRALKPFDRIKLDAAGGQTQASEAKAGTVSFDVKALPDLSVNHKLKQPFELLDRFIAAKDTPDKILFVAESQGRRESVLELLIRDNIKPQLVDSIDDFINSDIQLGITVNALTTGFIFQSDEKSQHGPEAIALITEAELLGDRVRQTRRRNKQQDVQADALFKNLAELSIGQAVVHFEHGIGRYMGLQTLETGGITTEFLMLSYANDAKLYVPVASLHLISRYSGAEGDRAPLHKLGTDAWSKAKKKAAEKVRDVAAELLDIYAKRASNQGYKFNRDKKDYQAFSDSFGFEETLDQEQAINAVISDMLQAKAMDRLVCGDVGFGKTEVAMRAAFVAVNDSKQVAILVPTTLLAQQHYENFRDRFANWPVTIEVLSRFKSAKEQNEVISRVESGQVDILIGTHKLLQNSITYKDLGLLIVDEEHRFGVKQKEKIKQLRSNVDILTLTATPIPRTLNMAMGGMRDLSIIATPPAKRLAVKTFVRQRDDALIRESVLREILRGGQVYFLHNNVDTIEKTAADLQTLLPEAKIVIAHGQMRERELERIMSDFYHQRYNVLVCTTIIETGIDIPSANTIIMDRADHLGLAQLHQLRGRVGRSHHQAYAYLLTPHEKRMTKDAKKRLEAIASLEDLGAGFTLATHDLEIRGAGELLGEDQSGQMSQIGFSLYMEMLDLAVDALKEGKEPTLNQVTSSQTEIDLRLPALLPDDYIFDVSIRLSLYKRIASCKNKNQLDEIQVELIDRFGLLPQATKNLVQIAKLRLKAQKIGIARLEAGPAGGAIEFTDNTKVDPMFIIGLIQQQPAIYKMEGANKLKFKHPSEDAKSRFDLVTNMINDLAKH
- a CDS encoding SRPBCC family protein — protein: MKAIGKGIKICLHQEILTTPEKLLAVLLDHAKLGRFFKAGVVVVNPENDGQISGGQGCIRQVTIGRQQFLEEIVAASATGICYQIIGPGPVSEHQGEIIFKKQGESTLVEYRIGCNGPKWLPDFIVKYVIERDIKFALKQLAKFFRKTVPV
- a CDS encoding BLUF domain-containing protein, which codes for MIHLIYISSATSWPTERDLTELLEQARARNIRQNITGMLLYGNATYMQLLEGEEKDVHEIYGAIKKDPRNNSVVTLLEEGITERDFPDWSMGFRNLTACSPGELAGFSDIFQQGLDKGAVLKNNKVAKKLLLNFATNV
- a CDS encoding c-type cytochrome — protein: MKTLLSLLLISLAVLTACDLGPGAPRGFSLPEGNIEAGKTAFLKYQCLSCHQLEGISQQGITNNPELNVKLGGKSPQVKTYAELVTAVINPSHKFAKSYPLSAIQHEGKSKMKVFNEVMTVQELIDLVWFLQPHYELIPYQHTSYRIYGN
- a CDS encoding GntR family transcriptional regulator, which translates into the protein MEISIDIDDPVPLFTQLVTQIKQAVNQEKLAPGDALPSIRQLANDLTMNSKTVAKAYRILERDGVIQTRGYRGTFIHPEAKTNSTVDLNEWLHTTLNETVSKLKASGITDSEIRIAFSRVMNNNHN
- a CDS encoding DUF1203 domain-containing protein, with product MTLDFQITPVDIEAFQSVLTLAPEALASAHAKVLDVDEHPGYPCRVSLIEAKVGEQVLVLPYNHHDVDSPYRASGPVFVRLNAQTHLPAINEIPEVVQHRLLSLRAYNSEHIMIDAIVIPGRELKAAIETMFAREQVNYLHIHNANPGCFSCAVQRVNHKQ